One segment of Erigeron canadensis isolate Cc75 chromosome 2, C_canadensis_v1, whole genome shotgun sequence DNA contains the following:
- the LOC122586990 gene encoding glucose-6-phosphate isomerase, cytosolic, translated as MAATLISDTAPWKDLKAHVGAIDKTHLRDLMNDTERCNSMMLEFDELFLDYSRQRATLGTMSKLFTLAEAAHLKEKINSMFNGEHINSTENRSVLHVALRAAKDTTMNSDGKNVVPDVWQVLDKIKEFSDKVRSGSWVGATGKALTNVIAVGIGGSFLGPLFVHTALQTDPEASKSAGGRQLRFLANVDPVDVARNISGLDPETTLVVVVSKTFTTAETMLNARTLREWISSALGPQAVSKHMVAVSTNLKLVEKFGIDPNNAFAFWDWVGGRYSVCSAVGVLPLSLQYGFSIIEKFLEGARSIDQHFHSASFESNIPVLLGLLSVWNVSFLGYPARAILPYTQALEKLAPHIQQVSMESNGKGVSIDGVLLPFEAGEIDFGEPGTNGQHSFYQLIHQGRVIPCDFIGIVKSQQPVYLRDEVVNNHDELMSNFFAQPDALAYGKTPEQLQSENVASHLVPHKTFTGNRPSLSILLPSLDAYRIGQLLAIYEHRIAVEGFVWGINSFDQWGVELGKSLASQVRKQLHASRKKGESVEGFNFSTTKLLKRYLEASADVPSEPTTLLPKI; from the exons ATGGCTGCTACTCTAATCTCTGACACTGCCCCATGGAAGGACCTCAAA GCACATGTTGGTGCAATTGACAAGACTCATTTGCGCGATTTGATGAACGACACTGAACGATGCAACTCCATGATGCT AGAGTTTGATGAATTATTCCTGGACTACTCACGCCAGCGTGCCACTCTTGGTACAATGTCTAAGCTCTTTACGCTAGCTGAG GCGGCACATCTCAAAGAAAAGATTAATAGCATGTTCAATGGGGAGCAT ATAAACAGCACAGAGAACAGGTCTGTGCTTCATGTAGCTCTTCGTGCTGCAAAGGATACAACAATGAACAGTGATGGGAAGAATGTGGTACCAGATGTTTGGCAAGTTTTggataaaataaaagaattttcAGATAAAGTTCGCAGCGGTTCATGG GTTGGAGCCACAGGAAAAGCTTTGACAAATGTTATTGCTGTTGGTATTGGTGGAAGCTTCCTTGGCCCATTGTTTGTGCACACTGCTCTTCAAACAG ATCCGGAGGCTAGCAAATCAGCAGGAGGACGCCAGCTTCGATT CCTAGCCAACGTTGATCCAGTAGATGTTGCCAGAAATATTTCTGGATTGGATCCTGAGACCACTTTAG TTGTTGTAGTTTCGAAGACTTTTACTACAGCCGAGACCATGCTGAATGCGAGGACATTGAGGGAATGGATCTCATCAGCTTTAGG GCCTCAAGCGGTTTCAAAGCATATGGTTGCTGTGAGCACAAATCTTAAG CTTGTGGAGAAGTTCGGGATTGATCCTAATAATGCTTTTGCATTCTGGGATTGGGTTGGAGGCCGATACAGTG TTTGCAGTGCTGTTGGAGTATTACCTTTATCTCTCCAATACGGTTTCTCGATCATTGAGAA GTTCCTGGAAGGCGCCAGAAGCATTGATCAGCATTTCCACTCTGCTTCTTTTGAGAGTAATATACCT GTCCTTTTAGGTTTGTTGAGCGTATGGaatgtctcttttcttggataTCCTGCAAGA GCTATCCTGCCTTATACTCAAGCTCTTGAGAAGCTTGCTCCACACATTCAACag GTTAGCATGGAGAGTAATGGGAAAGGTGTGTCCATAGATGGTGTGCTCCTTCCTTTTGAAGCCGGTGAAATCGATTTCGGGGAACCAGGAACTAATGGCCAACATAGTTTTTACCAACTAATTCATCAG GGGCGTGTTATTCCTTGCGATTTTATTGGTATTGTGAAGAGTCAGCAGCCCGTTTACCTTAGAG ACGAAGTGGTAAACAACCATGATGAGCTAATGTCCAACTTTTTTGCACAACCTGATGCTCTCGCTTATGGAAAG ACCCCCGAACAATTGCAAAGTGAGAATGTCGCCTCTCATCTTGTTCCTCACAAG ACCTTTACTGGGAATAGGCCATCCCTTAGCATTCTACTTCCTTCGTTGGATGCTTATAGAATCGGACAG TTGCTAGCTATCTACGAGCACAGAATTGCTGTGGAAGGTTTTGTTTGGGGCATCAATTCCTTTGATCAATGGGGAGTTGAGTTGGGAAAG TCACTGGCATCCCAAGTCAGAAAGCAACTTCATGCATCACGTAAGAAAGGAGAATCAGTGGAAGGCTTCAATTTTAGTACCACTAAGCTGCTAAAAAGATATCTGGAG GCAAGTGCCGATGTGCCATCCGAACCCACAACGCTTCTGCCTAAGATATAA
- the LOC122587282 gene encoding glucan endo-1,3-beta-glucosidase 7 — protein sequence MASPPSTTTFFPVLLLLLLFYVAAIARSQSYIGVNYGTIADNLPPPSATAKLLESTSIGKVRLYGADPSILKALANTNIEITIGAANSDIPPMATDLNYAKSWLSSNVLPYYPSTKITLINVGNEVLQYGEPELKTQLLLAMQNLQTAINDVSLGGKVKVSTVHSMTVLGQSEPPSAGRFDPSVVDLLKGMLEFNKANGSPFMINPYPFFAYQTDPRPETLAFCLFEPNPGRPDSGTNIKYMNMFDAQVDAVRSALNAMSFNDVEIVVAETGWSYKGDVAEAGASVENAKAYNGNLVNHLRSMVGTPLMPGKSIDTYLFALYDEDLKPGKLSEKSFGIYNVDLTPIYDIGLSKSTSQGGLATAPAPTLSPPMVAPPASGATTLPTNSSTTSTTPPNTTSPRGSSTAKVNASKNAGSLDKVEIIFIVATLLAVVSLL from the exons ATGGCGTCTCCTCCTTCCACCACAACCTTCTTCCCGGtgctcctcctcctcctcctcttctatGTCGCCGCCATCGCAA gaTCACAATCCTACATTGGAGTAAACTACGGCACGATAGCGGACAACCTCCCACCACCATCGGCCACCGCAAAACTCCTCGAATCAACCTCAATTGGAAAAGTCCGTCTCTACGGAGCCGACCCATCGATCCTAAAGGCTTTAGCCAACACCAACATAGAAATAACAATAGGAGCCGCCAATAGCGACATCCCACCAATGGCAACCGACTTAAACTACGCCAAATCCTGGCTATCTTCCAATGTACTTCCGTACTACCCATCAACCAAAATCACCCTCATTAACGTAGGCAACGAAGTATTGCAATACGGCGAACCCGAACTTAAAACACAATTACTACTCGCTATGCAAAACCTCCAAACCGCGATTAATGATGTCTCGTTAGGTGGGAAAGTTAAGGTTTCGACGGTTCATTCAATGACGGTGTTGGGACAATCTGAGCCGCCATCAGCGGGAAGGTTTGATCCAAGTGTTGTGGATTTGTTGAAAGGGATGTTGGAGTTTAATAAGGCGAATGGTTCGCCTTTTATGATTAACCCGTATCCGTTCTTTGCTTACCAGACTGATCCGAGACCCGAAACTTTGgcattttgtttgtttgaacCCAATCCTGGCAGACCAGATTCTGGGACGAATATCAAGTATATGAATATGTTTGATGCTCAG GTAGATGCAGTAAGATCGGCATTGAACGCCATGTCCTTTAACGATGTTGAGATTGTGGTCGCTGAGACGGGTTGGTCATACAAAGGGGATGTGGCTGAGGCTGGTGCATCCGTGGAGAACGCCAAGGCTTATAATGGCAACTTAGTTAATCATCTTAGGTCTATGGTTGGAACCCCATTGATGCCCGGGAAGTCAATCGATACCTATCTATTTGCATTATATGACGAGGATTTGAAGCCGGGCAAGCTTTCAGAAAAGTCTTTTGGGATCTATAACGTCGACCTCACACCAATATACGATATCGGGCTCTCCAAGAGTACTAGTCAG GGTGGTCTTGCTACAGCACCAGCTCCTACTTTGAGCCCGCCTATGGTTGCTCCTCCTGCTAGTGGTGCAACCACACTTCCTACCAATTCTTCAACGACATCGACAACTCCCCCTAATACAACAAGTCCCCGTGGCTCTTCGACTGCTAAGGTCAATGCATCTAAAAATGCAGGTAGCCTGGACAAAGTCGAGATTATCTTCATTGTTGCCACTCTCTTAGCAGTAGTTTCATTGTTGTAG